The following are encoded together in the Rana temporaria chromosome 12, aRanTem1.1, whole genome shotgun sequence genome:
- the LOC120919410 gene encoding uncharacterized protein LOC120919410 — protein sequence MTVDTKDKSQTSSKPKKPDSKAQTTPPGNINSLKKRNKRKNSEKERKKETPSPKDVGPSKFTETFGECIKIKTAYDTAQKSTSESQQRHKSTKSTQEDYKQSKTYPKAKHQKQQPEFGKSNFHHQDKSECRVSKASKSHPEPRPPMESSQQSLFSTEVPKKISKPARSDVIMSSNPASPVLIDGDEFSTESESENPAVRPGKKILKEKKRIRNRKFTFHENLVLIENLVPHFHKLLGNRAAATESAWKNTIWKQIADAVTSVGVSPRSADNVRKRYQDIRLLLRRKISDENKSRKATGGGPEKKIVYHQYEELLRPYIDLDSIVGIKAGFDTSRHHENEQHNAAQHTYRQQKLSFMAKLTELLEAHLPSPGEQSHNARNLTSSNHSSFVCESIIENDAIDNFTIQDI from the exons atgacGGTAGATACTAAAGATAAATCACAGACATCATCGAAGCCTAAGAAACCTGATTCCAAGGCACAGACCACTCCTCCT GGGAATATTAACTCActtaaaaaacgaaataaaagaaaaaattcagaaaagGAACGCAAAAAGGAGACACCGTCACCCAAGGATGTGGGTCCATCCAAATTTACGGAAACATTTGGGGAATGTATTAAG ATCAAAACTGCGTATGATACCGCACAAAAATCAACATCAGAATCACAACAAAGACACAAATCAACAAAATCGACGCAAGAAGATTACAAGCAATCCAAAACATACCCAAAAGCTAAGCACCAAAAGCAGCAGCCTGAGTTTGGTAAGAGCAATTTCCACCATCAAGACAAATCTGAATGTAGAGTTAGTAAAGCAAGCAAGTCCCATCCAGAACCTAGACCACCCATGGAATCATCTCAGCAATCACTATTCTCTACTGAAGTGCCAAAAAAGATCTCCAAGCCAGCAAGGTCAGATGTCATCATGTCATCTAATCCTGCCTCGCCAGTGTTAATAGACGGAGATGAATTTTCGACAGAGAGTGAATCTGAGAATCCAGCAGTTCGTCCAGGCAAAAAAATCCTTAAGGAAAAAAAGCGAATCCGAAATCGAAAATTCACATTCCATGAAAACCTAGTCTTAATTGAGAAccttgttccacattttcacaagcTCCTTGGAAACAGAGCAGCTGCTACGGAGTCAGCATGGAAAAACACAATCTGGAAGCAAATTGCAGATGCAGTTACGAGTGTGGGTGTCTCTCCACGATCAGCAGATAACGTACGTAAGCGGTACCAGGACATTCGGCTTCTACTAAGGCGCAAGATTTCGGATGAAAACAAGAGCAG AAAAGCAACAGGGGGTGGCCCtgagaagaaaatagtttaccacCAGTATGAAGAGTTACTGCGTCCATACATAGATCTAGATTCCATTGTTGGCATCAAGGCTGGTTTTGATACCTCGAGGCACCATGAAAACG AGCAACATAATGCAGCTCAACACACCTATCGCCAGCAGAAGCTCTCCTTTATGGCCAAACTAACTGAACTCTTAGAAGCACATCTGCCATCTCCTGGTGAGCAATCTCATAATGCTCGGAATCTaaccagcagcaaccacagcagtTTTGTTTGTGAAAGTATTATCGAAAATGATGCTATTGATAATTTTACTATTCAGGATATTTAA
- the LOC120919411 gene encoding putative nuclease HARBI1: MEPFGCALFELKLIQRRRRTRQNVVQIEKRVFRSRTFLDQFSETQVIAKFRLSSPMIYSLYDEIHLALETRTRRSNAVPGLVRFLAVLHFLGKASYQHVSGEIVGISQPSFSRCLVEVLQALRQLAPKYIHMGKSREERDQIKRVFFDLAGMPNVIGAIDCTHVPLCPPSEQEHIYRNRKAYHSLNIQVICDSNLIIRDVVTGFPGSCHDAHILRQSGIYDTLDKDLENNGWLLGDAGYPCLPWLLTPINRPSSPAEAAYNVAHTKTRVVIERCFGVLKSRFRCMSLSGGFLQYSPSKVADMFLACSILHNIARHGGLQEELDTTVEDDMPTIPVENDHRGNAARSKLITNYFSGNEPP, translated from the exons ATGGAACCATTTGGATGTGCTCTATTTGAACTGAAACTGATCCAGAGGCGAAGAAGGACACGTCAGAATGTCGTTCAGATAGAGAAACGTGTATTTCGTTCACGTACCTTTTTGGATCAATTTTCTGAAACCCAGGTGATAGCCAAATTCAGATTATCCTCTCCCATGATATATTCCCTGTATGATGAAATACACTTGGCCCTAGAAACACGCACGCGGAGAAGTAATGCAGTACCAGGTCTTGTGCGTTTTTTGGCAGTACTTCATTTTTTAGGAAAGGCCTCATACCAACATGTCAGTGGTGAGATTGTTGGCATCTCACAACCCAGTTTTTCCCGCTGCTTGGTCGAGGTCCTGCAAGCACTGCGACAACTTGCTCCAAAATACATACATATGGGCAAGTCACGTGAAGAGCGGGATCAaataaaacgtgttttttttgacCTAGCAGGAATGCCCAATGTCATTGGGgcaatagactgcacccatgtgccaTTATGTCCCCCATCAGAACAGGAGCACATCTACCGAAACCGTAAGGCTTACCATTCCCTCAACATCCAGGTGATCTGTGATTCAAACCTCATAATCCGTGATGTTGTCACCGGCTTTCCAGGATCCTGTCATGATGCCCATATATTGCGCCAATCGGGAATATATGATACTCTGGACAAGGACTTAGAAAATAATGGATGGCTGCTGG GAGATGCTGGTTACCCCTGTCTACCATGGCTCTTAACACCTATCAACAGGCCATCCTCTCCTGCAGAAGCAGCTTACAATGTTGCTCATACAAAAACAAGAGTGGTTATCGAAAGATGCTTTGGTGTCCTAAAGAGCCGTTTCCGTTGCATGTCCTTGTCTGGTGGATTCCTTCAGTATTCCCCCAGTAAGGTAGCTGATATGTTCCTAGCATGCAGCATTCTCCATAACATTGCAAGGCATGGAGGACTACAAGAGGAACTAGACACCACAGTGGAGGATGACATGCCCACAATTCCAGTGGAAAATGATCACAGGGGAAACGCAGCAAGAAGTAAACTGATTACAAACTATTTTTCAGGTAATGAACCACCGTaa